TGATTTTTTTGATAATTCTTTAACTATTCAATATCCAAATAATAAAGAAAAGAAAGTTGTTGATTCTTTCGACAGAAACGATTTATTCCTTGATCAAACCAAAGCTGTTTTTAAATTGATTAATTCAGAAAGACATAAGGAATATGCACTAAATCAGATTGAAGAATCTTCTTGTATTATTAAACTATGCACATATGAAAAATAGTATTCCGGTTAATTTGGAAGGAAAAGTGATATTAGTAACAGGAGGTATGGGATTGATTGGGAAAGAAATTTCTTACAGTTTTCTGCAGCAAGGGGCTAAAGTAATTTTTGCTGATCTAAATTTAGATTCAAGGGATAAGTACACTGATGAACTAGAAAAAAATGAAATCCCAAAAAATAATTACCTTTTTCTTCTCCTTGATATAACTTCCGAATCAAGTTGTAGTGATGTTATTAAAAGTGCTGTTTCAAAATTTGGCAAGCTGGATGTTCTTATCAATAATGCGGCAATTGATGCCAAATTTGATAAGGAAGGGAGTTCAAAAATAAATCAAAGTCGTTTTGAGAATTATCCTATAGACCTTCTTCGCAGATCAGTTGAAGTAAATTTGACTGGAACGGTAATTATGACCCAGGTGGCTTGTAAACAAATGCTTAAACAGGGATATGGAAATATTATTAATGTGGCGTCAACATATTCCATGGTAGCACCAAATCAAAATCTTTATGATTTTGGAGAAGGCATTCAAAACTTTAAACCTGTTGACTATATAGCATCAAAATCATTTATACCTAATTTTACGAGATACATTGCAACCTTTTACGCGAATGAAAATATAAGATGCAATGCCATAGTTCCTCATGGGATAGAAAATAATCATCCTATTGACTTTAAAAAGAATTTCGGTGCTATGTCTCCAATGGGAAGAATGTGTGAAAGAGAAGAATTAAACGGGCCATTTTCTTTTTTAGCCTCAGATGCATCAAGTTATATGACAGGTTCTGTTTTAACAGTTGATGGGGGATGGACAGCGTGGTAGAGTTAACTAGATTTTTTCCAATATGAAGAAACATGTGTTAATTGTTGGGAGCAATAGATCTGGAACGACATGGGTAGGGGAAATGATAAGACTTTCCGGAAAATATAATTACATTTATGAACCATTTCGAGGAAGGGACAATTTAAAAGTTGAAAATCCTATACGGCATCATTTCGAATATGTTACGAAAGAAAATCATCCTTTATTTAAGAATTATTTGGATGTATGTCTTTCTAAGCAACCTTTATCATTGACTAAACAACTTAAAATTGGCTCTAGTTTTTTCGAAAAAAATGTATTTCTATTAAAGTGGTTATTTGTTTCAGTTAAAAGAGAATTTTATTTTAATGACAGATTCATCATTAAGGACCCTTTAGCTTTGTTTTCTGTAAATTGGATAAATGAGAATTATGATACCGCTACTATTGTAATTTCCCGGCATCCTGCGGCGTATGTTGCAAGTATTAAAAGATTAGGATGGAGGCACAATATTGGAAATATTCTCAAACAAGAAGAGTTTGTCAAAAAGTATTTGCTTCATCTTAGGGATGAATTGAAGTCATTCAATCAGACACCGGATAATTTGTTACAAGAGGCGACATTACGTTGGAAAGTTTATCAATCTTTTATTAACACTTTAAAAAGAGAATCTAATAATTACTATTTCATAAGACATGAAGATTTATCTTCTAATGTATATAACGAATATAGCAAAATTTACAATTATTTGGGCATAAACATGAAACAATCAGTTGAGGAAAAGATTAAAGAATTAAACTCCAGGGACTCCGAGCCTCTAGGTCAACAGGTTCATGTTTTGAAAAGAGACTCATTTTCTAATATTAAACGCTGGAAAGAGATATTAACAAAATCTGAGATTGAATATATAAGGAATCAAACAATTAATATTTCTAAATATGAATATAACGAAAATGACTGGTAATATTAGTATTAAACTTTTTTTGACTGATGTTGACGGTGTTCTTACGGATGGTAGTATGTATTATACAGAGAATGGAGATGAGATAAAAAGGTTTAACACTTATGATGGGATGGCCTTTGAGTTATTGAGAAAAAATGGGATTAAAACAGGTATCATTACATCGGAAAATACAAAGATAGTTGAAAGGAGGGCTATTAAGATGAAAGTCGATTATTTGTATCAGGGACAACGTGATGGTGGTAAATTAGCATGTGCATTGGAGATTTGCGAGAAAGAGGGCATAGGTCTTGATAAAGTAGCTTATATCGGAGATGATATTAATTGTAAGGAATTGTTGGAAAAAGTAGGTTTTAAAGCTTGTCCAGAGAATTCACGTGAAACAATTAAGAATAT
This DNA window, taken from Lutimonas zeaxanthinifaciens, encodes the following:
- a CDS encoding SDR family oxidoreductase; the protein is MKNSIPVNLEGKVILVTGGMGLIGKEISYSFLQQGAKVIFADLNLDSRDKYTDELEKNEIPKNNYLFLLLDITSESSCSDVIKSAVSKFGKLDVLINNAAIDAKFDKEGSSKINQSRFENYPIDLLRRSVEVNLTGTVIMTQVACKQMLKQGYGNIINVASTYSMVAPNQNLYDFGEGIQNFKPVDYIASKSFIPNFTRYIATFYANENIRCNAIVPHGIENNHPIDFKKNFGAMSPMGRMCEREELNGPFSFLASDASSYMTGSVLTVDGGWTAW
- a CDS encoding KdsC family phosphatase, which codes for MTGNISIKLFLTDVDGVLTDGSMYYTENGDEIKRFNTYDGMAFELLRKNGIKTGIITSENTKIVERRAIKMKVDYLYQGQRDGGKLACALEICEKEGIGLDKVAYIGDDINCKELLEKVGFKACPENSRETIKNIVGIQLLKTKGGDGAVREWVEILLKLVIE
- a CDS encoding sulfotransferase domain-containing protein is translated as MKKHVLIVGSNRSGTTWVGEMIRLSGKYNYIYEPFRGRDNLKVENPIRHHFEYVTKENHPLFKNYLDVCLSKQPLSLTKQLKIGSSFFEKNVFLLKWLFVSVKREFYFNDRFIIKDPLALFSVNWINENYDTATIVISRHPAAYVASIKRLGWRHNIGNILKQEEFVKKYLLHLRDELKSFNQTPDNLLQEATLRWKVYQSFINTLKRESNNYYFIRHEDLSSNVYNEYSKIYNYLGINMKQSVEEKIKELNSRDSEPLGQQVHVLKRDSFSNIKRWKEILTKSEIEYIRNQTINISKYEYNENDW